A window from Poecile atricapillus isolate bPoeAtr1 chromosome 39, bPoeAtr1.hap1, whole genome shotgun sequence encodes these proteins:
- the LOC131591311 gene encoding PE-PGRS family protein PE_PGRS16-like encodes MAMTVLAPMLRAMSAAGTDGHGDGGRSAGTDGHGDGERSAGTDGHWDGRRSAGTEGHGDRQTRGQQEVSGDRRTRGQTDTGTAGGQRGQTDTGTEGGQRGQTDTGMESRWRCPPGGVRGGGRGDTAGDTPWGWRRMEMVLGDTMGDDDDDDDDDEGRLHSEEDGDGLEEPAEDIRRWREVLGEQRGHLEMGTSRDGQ; translated from the exons ATGGCGATGACGGTCTTGGCGCCCATGTTGCGCGCGATGTCGGCTgcggggacagacggacacggggacgGTGGGAG ATCAgcggggacagacggacacggggatGGAGAGCGGTCAGCGGGGACGGACGGACACTGGGACGGCAGGAGGTcagcggggacagagggacacggggacagacagacacggggacagcaggaggtcagcggggacagacggacacggggacagacggacacggggacgGCGGGAGGTCAgaggggacagacggacacggggacagagggaggtcagcggggacagacggacacagggatggagagca GGTGGAGGTGTCCTCCAGGAGGGGTCAGAGGGGGTGGacggggggacacggctggggacaccccctggggctggaggaggatggagatggTCCTGGGGGACACCATggg ggatgatgatgatgacgatgatgatgatgaaggtcGTTTGCACAGTGAAGAGGATGGAGATGGCCTGGAGGAGCCTGCAGAGGACATCAGGAGATGGAGGGAGGTGCTGGGAGAACAGAGAGGACACCTGGAGATGGGAACGTCCAGAGATGGACAGTGA